The genomic window tcttttccagctgttgACCTCCTGGTTTGTCACCACTTTCACAGGGAAGTGGCAGTGATGAGCGAAGGAGGACACTAACACCATTGTCTCTGCGGGAGCGATACAGCATTCTAAGTGAGACCAGTTTTGGTATGCAGCCTGCTGGGAACATTCCAGCCCACTCACTACCTGCACTTGGGGTGCCCAAGCCAGTGGAAAGCTGGGATGATCCTGTCATAGTTGCACTCACAGCAACTTCCCTTTCCCTGAAGGTTCCCTTGGTCCTGcctgcagggcagtgctgtgccTACGGGTCTGTGTGACCCCCACGGCCAGCACCCATTCCCCTCAGCACTCTGGTGCAGGGCCCcgtgcagctgagctgtgacTCCCTCTTCTCCTCCAGGCTCTCTGAGCAGCACAGACAAGGCAGACCAGAAGATGGTTGACATAGCAGAACAGCTGGGCCTCAGCTGGGCCGGTGAGTCCACACCTGACAGTTCTGAGGATGCACAACACTCCTCGGAAAGCTGACACATAGGGAGGCGGAAGTGTGCTGCCATGTGTAGTGACTGCTTTgcagtgcagccctgctgtgagcaTTCCAGGGCACTGAAGTGAACCTTCCCGTGGCTGTGCACATATTCACAAGCATGGGTACCAAGCTAGGGCTTTGTTATGAGTTGTTCatattgctgctgtttgttGCAGCCACACATCCAATGGCAGAGCCCACGCTTCTTAGCATGAGACCCTCCTGTGCTAGTCATAGCCAGCCTGAGCAGGGGGGCTTCaacccctgccccatcccagctcctgctcctgcatgTTCTGCTGTGTTCAGTTGTATGTAACAGAGGGTCTCTGCACTGGTCCTGGCTGAGCCCTTCACAGCATCCCTAACCTTGTGGGGGGCACCAGAAGGTGTGATACTGTCGTGGTGTTTTCCCCAGAGCTGGCACGTGAGCTGCAGTTTGGGGTGGATGACATCAACAGGATACGTGTGGAGAACCCCAACTCCCTTCTGGAGCAGAGCATAGCCTTACTCAACCTCTGGGCCAGCCGCGAGGGCAAGACTGTCAAGAGTGAGTAGCTGTGGTGCCCTCTTACAGGCACAGAGGTGGCAGGGCTAGCTACGCAGAGCAGTGTGTGCATCTTCAAGGATGACTGGCTGGCTTTACAGTGGTGGTTCATGCATATCTGCCTTCCCTGCCCACCTGGAGGTTGTCTGGGGCATGGCTGTGTCTTGCCAAGTGACCAGTTAGCTGACACCATCTTCCCCCTGCAGTTGAGAACCTGTACACGGCGCTGAGGAACATCGACCGCAGCGAGATTGTCAACATGCTGGAGGGCTCCGGTCGGCAGAGCCGCAGCCTGAAGGGAAGCTGGCGCTACACAGACAGAGACTACTCCCTCTCACCATCCCAGATGAATGGTGAGCCCCAGCTTCTGGCAGGGAATGCAGGAGGGCCCTGGGGGCACAATCTGTGCAGAGATTGGGGCTGGTGTCTTGCCTGACCAGGTTGTACCTACTGAGAACTGAGTGGGCACAAGGCCTTGCTGACAGATGTGGCCTCTTCACTGGGGCTTACGCTACAGAAAGCTTGGCTCTGCCATACTGCTTTCTCAGAAACTCTCAGAAACTCTCCAGGTGGGATTGACATGTGTTCCTTATCCCAGtgtgagaggtgagaggtgtCTCGGGCTGTGCAAGCTGCTCAGTGGCCGGGGAGCTCACTGAGTCCTGGCCGTACAGCTGTGGTGGTGTGCCTGGGCTGGGTCCCAGACAGAGTGGGCCTGGAtgtggggacacagccagagTCAGCTGTGGCATAAGCTACTGGGAGCTGGCACATCAGACAGGGGCAGGGCTTTGTGCTGCTACAGCCCTGCACTGTGGCTCtggccctgcagtgctggctcattgctctctccctctctgtctctccccttgttctgttttctcaaaCATGCCACCTAGTGCTGCCAGGTGCGGGCACTCCTGTGGGTCActtcttttcatctttctcctCTGAGCTCATCCTGGCCTCTCCTTCTCTCATCTTCCACTGCCTGTCTCCACTGTCTCCACCTCAGCTAAGCCCTCTGGGAGCCGCATCCTGCTCCAGCGACTGCATGTCATCAGGGACTACCCCTCTTACAGCTGTCATGCTTGCAGGCAGCCATCCCAGGCCTTCTTCTCCTGCACAGTCCCACGCTCCTTCCCTCGCTGGCACTGCACTGCATGCCCCTGGCCAGGCACCTGCGTGCCCTTTCTGTGCCAAGGGTCCCAGCTGTACCCTGTGCCTTGGCTATGGCTGGCAttccctggctgccaggggaGCAGAACATGTTCACTGCTGATCTCCAGGGGTGAAAAAATGGCTCAAAGCTGAAAAAGGCTGAGCAAAGCCATCTGCATGGGTGGGAGTGCCTGACTTGGTTGTAGTTCATATGGATGTGCCTGAGCTGTGCACATGGCCCTGGGCGATAAGACATAACAACGGCATGTAGCCCTGGAGACACCAGTGGGGTTGTAAGGCCCTGGCTGCCTTCTGCAGGGCCTTGGGGTTGCATGGCATGCTCCGGGGCCATCCTTCTCTGCTCATGGTACTTCCAACCTGCTCCTCTGTGCTGTGGAGAGTGTTTGGCTTTGAGAGTTGGTGCCTGCCAGACTTGGCTACTTGAACTCCAGGCTAACGGCCAGCCAGCTGATGCTGGatgggggctgtgggcagggaccaGGGGGTCTGATGGAGCAGGGTAGCAAAGAGGGCACTGTGTCCTGCAGTGTGGATGGAGAATCGTGTGAACACCAGGCACACCAGGCCAGTCCTCCTCACAGGGAGGAGGCAGCCCCAGGACCTGCCCAAACCAGCCCCAGGATTTGAAGGGAGGCATGGCAGCATTTGCAGGGACCATGTGAAAGCAGCCGCTGctgtgagcacagccctgctcagcctggccaCAGGGGGCTGTGGCATGACCATTGCTGTCCTTGGGGCTGTCATCCTCCCAGAAGCTGTTTCCCTTTTGCCCTACTGTGCTTGTGCGTGCGTGAGGTGGCTGCTGGACATGATGCCTCTGTCTGCCCATATAGGTTACGCTTCACTGCAGGACgagctgctgtcccctgcctcCCTGCATTACACACTGCCATCCCCGCTGCGTGCCGACCAGTACTGGAATGAGGTGGCCATCATGGATGCTATCCCCATGGCTGCCACTGAGCAGGATGCCCTGATGGAGATGTCCGACATGCAGGTGTGGTCCTCGGGGCTCACCCCCTCGCTGGTGACTGCTGAGGACTCCTCTCTGGAGTGCAGCAAGGCTGAGGACTCGGATGCCACAAGCGAAGGCCGGTTCCCAGGGCAACTTCTAGCAGATGCTCATGGCCCAGACCACATGGGCTCTATGGACCTGGTTGAGGATGACACAGTGGACTCAGATGCCATGAATGGCCTGATTGACCTTCtagagcaggaggaggggcagAGGCCAGAGGGGAAGATGCCATCTGGTGATCATCAACCAGGGACTGGGGAGCAGGACCCGGAGAGTGAAGTGTCTTTTGTTTCAGTTCAGGAGAAGGTGCAAGCCAGGATCATGACATCACCTACCTTTAGCCACGATGTGGAGAAGAGTGCAGACAGGTACTGCAGCCTGGGGCACCAGGGTGACCGTGGTAGGGGAGCACAACTGCTTTGCCAgttcctgccctggctgggccAGCTGCAATAATCTTCCTGCTTTGCTTGCTTCCCTGCTGgtctccagctctggagcccaGGCATCTGCAGTACATAGAACGATGGTTGGGCCGAGCGCCTCACGCCTTTCTGGCAATGCTCTGGAGGGCTCCTTGCAGAGCACCTGGAAGAGACCCCAGTCAGCCAGGCCCTGCATGTAGGTTGTACTTATGAGAGCTAACCTAACCTGGGCTGCCTCCTCCCACATTCCCGGTGGCACTGGACCCATGAAGTCCCTGGCAGCACCCAGAAATGCTCCACAGCATTAGACCACATTAGAGTTAGAGCTAGACCATACTAGACCATGAGAGCATAGCGTGCTCTTGCCTCAGACCCTGGCCGCCAAGCTGTGAAGCTGTGGGACGGGCAGGGAGCATGGCATAGAGGTGGCCTGTGCCTTTTGTGCATCTGTgtgttttgtgctgcttctgccaggCGCCCAGCAGCGCCGTGAGCTGGGGAGTGGAGCCAGCGCCTGTGGGGTGCAGGCTGCGCCGCTGTGCCTGCCGGAGCCCGGCTGGCGCTCAGGGTGCGGCACTCCGTGCAAAGCTGactgcctctctctctctgtctctctctccctatccctgtccctctctggTGCCCAGGCTGAGGGACTGGAATGCAGAAGGCTCCTTTATCTCCTGCCTACAGGACCTGACAGcgggctcctggcaggagggagTCACCCGAAGGCTGCTCCCAACGCACACCACAGCCTCTGGggcacagggccaggagcaaGAGCAGGTCCTGGTGCCAGCCACGGAGCTGATGCGgatcagctctgcagaggacaGCGACTGGCAGCCTCAGCACCCCACTGGCGGCTGGCAGGAGGAGGCCGACAGCCGCTTCTTTGGGCAGGTGAGGGTAGGAGCAGGGGAGTCAGCCCTGCAGGAAGTGGTGACCCTACGGACAGCCTTTTCTGGAGCCTGCTGCAAGGCCCGTCAGGCAGACCAGGTGCTAGCTCCTCAACTCTCCTGGCATACTTCATGCCCCTTGGGGTGCCTCTCAGCCCAGAATAGCCTGCTGTGCTTGATACCTGAGCTCTTGCTCATTTATAACCCAGTCACCCTCCCAGACTTGTTCCTTATTGAGTAtctgccctggctgccagccCAACAGCCTGCTGGAGCCAGAAATAGAGTTGGTCTaggggccaggctgggtggtGGGCTTGATGCCACGgtcacacagagccagcaggtACAAGGTGAGGGGCAAGCACGTTTCCCCAGCCAGGGCACGCACCGCCATCCCGGCAGCACGGCCGTGCTTGGAGGTGGCTgttcagctctgcctgtgcgTTACCTGAGTCACGTGTGATTCCAGTGACACTCCAAAGCCCTGGCTTTTGCCCAGGGCTTCATTTGTCCTGTGACGGAGGACTGCACGCTGCCCTCCCACCGTAGTCAGGGGGACAGGCTGTTGGGCAAGCTGACAGAGAAGAGGGACAGAGCCGTCCTGCTTACTGCCtggccggggcagccccggccacATGACTTTGAGCGAAGCTGTGACTGCAAAGCCCCACCTGCCCGCTCCCTTCTCGCCGcccacagccagcagagctgcggCAGCTGAGGTTACAGCGGCTCCCGCGGAGCCGGGGCACGGCGtgggcaggctgcagagccctgagcaTGGCTGAGCGCTGACCGCGGGCTCGGAGCCGCGCACACGTGCAGCTGTGCTGCGGAGGCAGGATGTGGGCTTTCCTGGCCCAGCTGCTGATCGCCCTGGTGCTTCTGGCCTTCTTCCTGGTCAGCTGCCAGAACGTCATGCACATCGTCAGGGGCTCTGTCCGCTTCCTGCTCAAACACGCCCATCGTGAGCTGGACAAGGAGCTCGGGGAGAGCCCGGGGCTGGCGGATGACGAGGAGGCTCTCTCCGCCAGAGTCGTCCGCCGGCGCGTCCTCCTGAAGGTAACGAGCGGGCGAGCTGAGACCGGCCCCAGGGCAGACGCAGAGGAGAGCAGTGACGGGTCAGGGCAGGGTGGGAGACGGAGGCTGTGGGGTGCATGTCTTGTTCTACCTGGTAAACAACTCCCCTCACCGCCCTCACATGCCCTGATctccctcctgttcctgcagggGAATGAAGCCCTTCATCTCCCTGGAGAGCAGGTGACTGAGGAGCAGTTCACAGATGATCAAGGCAATATCATCACCAAGAAGGTGAGTGATCGGCGGCAGGATATGGGTAAGGGCATGCCGCagcctttctcttctctcctccaCCCCCGTAGCCCGGGGCCCATGTAGGGCATTCGTGTCCCGCTGTCTTCGGTTACAGTCACGGCACTTCTCCAGCTCATGGGACAGAGGCTGCACACCACGTGCAGTTTAGGACCAGACTGGGTGAGGAGGGAGTCATGGTGCCCTGGGGCTTGCTGTGACGCCCAGCTGTGTGGGTCTCCGCAGATTATCCGGAAGGTGGTGCGTCAGCTGGGCCCTGGTGACATGGGTGAcaggcaggaacaggaggagctGATTCTGGAGGGCTCGCTACAGGAGCCCCAAGACCTGGAGGCTGAGGATGACCACTTCATGAAATACTCCATCTTGCACCGGGATGGTCTGGGCGCCAAGGTACGGTGTGGCTCATAGCCCTGCCTTGCAGGCAGCCTGCCTGGGCCAGCACCCGGGACTCTCAGGACTTCGGCAGGACTCTCAGGCTTTGGGTCAATGTCACCCTCTGTCCTTTCTTCTGCCCTGAACTCCTCTCCTGTTTCCTCTCTAAGACTTCTAAGGCAAATCTTGCCCAATGCACCAGTCTTCTTGCTTGGTGTTTTCTGCCTGCCAACTGACTCtacctttccctttcctgtccTTTTCTCTATGTCTGTCTGTTCACCTGGGTGATGTCCTGCTTCCTGCCCCTTCGGCTTCCTCAGGAGGAGGTGCGAGTGCGTGTCCCGAAACCAGAGGTCTCTGGGGGCAGGATGGGGGCTCAGATAGTGAAACGAGCCAGCCTGAAAAGGGGGAAGCAGTGACCCCTCAAATGGCCTCTTTTGAGGTAACCCTACCTTTGCTCTTCCTTCTGTCCTGGCTCTccatgctgctgcctgcactgagctgctggTCATGCACATTCTCCTGGGAAAAGTGCGGTGGGGCAGTGGCCAGCTCTTGGCCTGCAGAGAGggtttgctgtgctgcagcaaaagactgagggtgggcagcagtgtGCCCCTGCTGATAACCTGCTCCTgggtgctgtgggcacagggtgCCTGGTCTGCAGCGATGCTCCAGCCGGCTGTGTGCACAGCACCCACTGCAGCCACAGTGccaagggctgctgctgcagggacagcacctgGGTGCTCAGGGTGATGGTCCCCAGTGGCAGGGTCACAGAGTTGTTACTCCTGGTCACGTTGGGCTACAGACAGAGGGATGGTCTTTGTCCAAATCACTCCAGGGACTAGATTGCATTTGCATGGGGTCTGAGCAGAACTACCCCCTTCATGCATGAGCACTAACTGTGCAGCGTTGTGGCAGATGAGACCAGCCCTTGGAGCTGGTGCCTTGGTGTCCCTCTTCCCAAGGGGTGCAGCTGAGCaatggcagagctgtgggtcAGGTGAAGGGTGTCCAGttctgtggggctgtggcctactgcctctgctcacagcactgttgtgggagatgcagctgctgcctctgccagccaTGTAGAGGAAAGCACTGAGGTCTGCTGAAGCCAGGATGGGGGCAGGCCTTggcagggtgctgctggggaaCGTCTGGGCAGTAGGGATGCAGGAGTGGCAGGTGCAGGAACATAACACTTGTAGGGACTGATAACAGGGCACCCGCCTTTGACCTAGGACTTTTCTTCCATTGATCCTCACTGAGCTCAGAATGACCCCTTAAGTCTTGTGCATTCCCTGATCCCTCTGTTTTCCCTGTAGAGTGGGACTAGGCCAGGTTGAAGGCAGGGTGCTTGGCACAGCACTCTTGAGCCTAGCTGCATCATTTTTCTCTGCACACTCACTGCTGGGCTGACAGTGCAGCACTGGGGGAAGGTGTTGCACGTGTGCTCCCCAGCTGCCCGGCACTGCCTCCTGCTAGGAGGCGGCCAAGCAGGGGCAGTTGGTCCTCTGGCCTCTGTTGTATGTGCATAACTCGCTCTgtcctccctctcccttttcttctccactcTCTTAGTGATCTCTCTGTGGGTGTATGAAAGTCAAGAGGCTTATGCTTGCGGGCACGTGTTCATGCAGACTCAGTCCTCCTCTGGTTGCCCCACTCCCCAGACAgtccctggctctgcctctcTCTGGGGCACCGCTcctgttgctttgcttttgcagttTTCCATTGTGTGAAAGTGGCTCTGGGTGTGCACTGGGAAAGGTCTTCCTCACTGCCGGGAGAGTGGGGTGCAGTCAGTCATTCTAGCTGAGGTGGGGGGCTCAAGGCTGGCCTCGATCCTCAAgcagccctcccagctccttcccgGTGCCACGGTGCAGTTGGTGCAGCTCAGCCACTgcttgctgctctgtgcagatgGGGCAGCACCATCAGTACCATCGGTGTCATTGCTCCTAGTTCCAGGCCTGCCATTTAGTGGTGCTCTGACACCCCCCAAAACTTGTTTTATGGTTGCTGGTAGCATGGGTGCATGTGGGACAAGCACAGTGTACAGAAGGGACTTCCCAGCCATATACCTGGCTGCCCCCACCATTTATCCTGGATGTGCCACCATGAATGCCTGGTAACCCCATTtctgtgtctctctgtgtctctccaGGATCACACCTCAACACCAAAACACTGAACTTCACACACGTTCTGACACATACctgagaagagaggagaggagaggagagcagagagtggaggggagcagggctggctgtacATGTTCCTATAGGCTAATGGCATGATTTCTGTATGAGATATACTTACCGTCCTATCCGCATGACTGACTGACTGCAAGACGCATGAGCTACAGTACTTAAAACAGATGAGGGGCCTCCATCCTTGCCCCgctgctgccaggagcccaGAGACAGCACTACACACCAGGGGCATGCTCTCAGCTCCTTTGGGAGGCAAGAGTTGGAGTAGAAGAAAACGAGAGGGAAAGAGATTCCACCTCCGTGTGATTGCGTGTGTAGATGCATCCCCACAtctgtgctccagctgcaggaggaaagctGGGACAGCATGGCACTGCTCACCATGGAAGGAGAGGTGCttgcccccccaccccccgcaaatgcctgtgctgcctctgctggaCTTGCTTCTCATCCCTCCCTGTGAGTGTTAGGTTTTGGGGAGGGCAGCAGTGGCCAGAGGGTGCaaggggaggctgcagggagcacagctgcagggcagagggacTGGTGCAGGGCTGCccttcctctccccagcacGTGCAAAGTCTCCCATcagggcagagctctgggctgagcACTGAGCTCGTTGCTTATGTTGAAAGTGTAAACTGTACAGCAATCAGCCTTGTGTATATGAACCAATAAATACTATGCAAACCCCTAGGGACACTCCAGCAGTATGTACAAagcactgacagctctgctctcatATACCTCTTCAGGCTGCAGGATGGGCAAAGCCTTTGGAATATGTGAGCAGCTCTGGTGAATGGAGCAGGAAGGCTATAGGAGTGAGAGGGCAGCAGCCTGCCCCTGTCCTGTGCCCTCTGCCTGAGCCTGGCCCCTTCCTGGCCTGAAGAGGGGGGGGGGCTAGAAGTGCAGTCCCATGGTCCAACCCCAGTTTGTGTTGGCTCCAGCTGGGTTGAAGCTGTAGGCCTGCGTTGAGGTGCTTGGGGCCCAGGGAGGATGTGCAGTGAGAGAGAGCAGGAGGTGCTTGTGCCACACATGGGGTTGTGCCTAGCTCTACTCAGCACAATATCTGCTCAGGAGATGAGCCAGGAGCTAGCAATAGCCAGCAGCTGTGCAATACGCACCCCAGGCAAGGGCTTTGCAGGGACCCTGGCCTCCCTGCAAGGGGGGTTAATATCCCTGGATACTGACTCTCCCGGGACCAAACCCAGAGacatgggagctgctgcccaggtgGCTGCATTTCCTCTACGTGGAA from Vidua macroura isolate BioBank_ID:100142 chromosome 28, ASM2450914v1, whole genome shotgun sequence includes these protein-coding regions:
- the ANK1 gene encoding ankyrin-1 isoform X10, with product MWAFLAQLLIALVLLAFFLVSCQNVMHIVRGSVRFLLKHAHRELDKELGESPGLADDEEALSARVVRRRVLLKGNEALHLPGEQVTEEQFTDDQGNIITKKIIRKVVRQLGPGDMGDRQEQEELILEGSLQEPQDLEAEDDHFMKYSILHRDGLGAKEEVRVRVPKPEVSGGRMGAQIVKRASLKRGKQ
- the ANK1 gene encoding ankyrin-1 isoform X9; translated protein: MWAFLAQLLIALVLLAFFLVSCQNVMHIVRGSVRFLLKHAHRELDKELGESPGLADDEEALSARVVRRRVLLKGNEALHLPGEQVTEEQFTDDQGNIITKKIIRKVVRQLGPGDMGDRQEQEELILEGSLQEPQDLEAEDDHFMKYSILHRDGLGAKPLLTWLTASTRRSTRAQPSQDTRSLLWRRRLSRPSTWRVRKEHGWPILLA